The Mycoplasmopsis gallinacea genome includes a window with the following:
- a CDS encoding MIP family Ig-specific serine endopeptidase yields MKFLKLSKKIASSILVVAPMPLILTSCYSTVNEDNLDHSEDASVSSAIEVQVSKLKEQIVEIRTQINEEIQNYKSINDSWDSKEKERQNILSQISDVESQLRLSKSKYETLQSYLKTEIDKLEKDSSFKANAAAKELLKIIKANIDLTEEDYATINNLSLAEKVKSVYELSAQVRDSRRNIALKEGELQTLKEAYNKTEDSIVLDYYNLSNIWINTVKNINEIRRKELALKTLNNQSVLSGKDSNSFVLQLRNLDPLPTLPGDISPSEPIEVPEIPPIVNPIDPGNEPEDGRPIEVPEVPEIPINFPWLKQDWSKFNKYPSEEFMAKFEPLKSQARKEWMYEEIWKRTFSFKYKIQEKEGSMPFEPVTGTSWIIDYHKYTNAPNKYKIFMATNLHVLEFFGNAGEKATDLNYQDPAGFKVVDFALGKTERQPEWNDIPNNSWKDNLSKKGSNVIFRYGSSSGISAPKLVYAAIDFINDPQAYNGLNLAEQKNQFYTQIEGLKTEVGMDAYNNARSYAENLTKIPYYSDFGIFEFDVDLNASNMDQTLKSWLTDAIFALEEYDGRKTLTSPNRKYNDIPFLIVDYMSTWKEQLSQGYSEYTDVALSNAKDVYIAGYPVNRAPYWMQNNPTERNNENIDYFKSPKNKDAFAFSSNDYSSKMESGNPSVKRFWNRPFLDFYGLNYNIKFSSLYYGASGSVVYNEFGQVVGIYSGVSQNTSFGDLMKPSSFTPLIQATNIELSNGKISYAYNLIDGSDKTKYPKQTNSYRENLRKLYPNGFSDGSKRTKIFEEF; encoded by the coding sequence ATGAAATTTTTAAAACTGTCAAAAAAAATTGCATCATCAATTTTAGTTGTCGCTCCTATGCCGCTTATTTTAACTTCTTGTTATTCAACTGTTAATGAAGATAATTTAGATCATTCTGAAGATGCTTCAGTTTCATCAGCAATTGAAGTGCAAGTTAGTAAGTTAAAAGAACAAATTGTAGAAATTAGAACTCAAATTAACGAAGAAATTCAAAACTATAAATCTATCAATGATTCATGAGATTCAAAGGAAAAAGAACGCCAAAATATCTTAAGTCAAATTAGTGATGTTGAATCTCAATTAAGGCTTTCAAAAAGTAAATATGAAACACTTCAAAGTTATCTTAAAACAGAAATAGATAAGTTAGAAAAAGATAGCTCATTTAAAGCAAATGCTGCAGCAAAAGAACTGTTAAAAATAATTAAAGCAAATATTGATTTAACTGAAGAGGATTATGCAACAATTAATAATCTTAGCTTAGCTGAGAAAGTAAAAAGTGTTTATGAACTTAGTGCTCAGGTAAGAGATTCTCGTAGAAATATTGCACTCAAAGAAGGTGAACTTCAAACACTAAAAGAAGCATATAACAAAACAGAAGATTCAATTGTTTTAGATTATTACAACCTTAGCAATATTTGAATTAACACAGTTAAAAATATTAATGAAATTCGAAGAAAAGAGCTGGCTTTAAAAACTTTAAATAACCAAAGTGTTCTTAGTGGAAAAGACTCAAATTCTTTTGTTTTACAATTAAGAAATCTTGATCCTTTACCTACATTACCAGGAGATATTTCGCCAAGTGAACCAATTGAAGTTCCTGAAATTCCTCCAATTGTTAATCCAATTGACCCAGGTAATGAGCCTGAAGATGGAAGACCAATTGAAGTTCCTGAAGTGCCTGAAATCCCAATCAATTTCCCTTGATTAAAACAGGATTGATCAAAATTTAACAAGTATCCTTCTGAAGAGTTTATGGCTAAATTTGAGCCTTTAAAATCTCAAGCAAGAAAAGAATGAATGTATGAAGAAATTTGAAAAAGAACTTTTTCATTTAAATATAAAATTCAGGAAAAAGAAGGTTCAATGCCATTTGAGCCTGTAACAGGAACATCTTGAATTATCGACTACCACAAATATACAAATGCTCCAAATAAATACAAAATATTTATGGCAACAAACTTACACGTTTTAGAGTTTTTTGGAAATGCTGGAGAAAAAGCTACTGATTTAAATTATCAAGATCCTGCTGGTTTTAAAGTGGTAGATTTTGCTCTTGGAAAAACTGAGAGACAACCTGAATGAAACGATATTCCAAATAATTCATGAAAAGATAATTTATCCAAAAAAGGTTCAAACGTTATTTTTAGATACGGAAGTTCTAGCGGAATTTCAGCTCCTAAATTAGTTTATGCAGCTATTGACTTTATTAATGATCCACAAGCTTATAATGGTTTAAATCTAGCAGAACAAAAAAATCAGTTTTATACACAAATTGAAGGATTAAAAACCGAAGTTGGAATGGATGCTTATAACAATGCTCGTTCATATGCTGAAAACTTAACAAAAATTCCTTACTATTCAGATTTTGGTATTTTTGAATTTGATGTAGATTTAAATGCTTCAAATATGGATCAAACATTGAAAAGTTGACTTACTGATGCTATTTTTGCATTAGAAGAATATGACGGAAGAAAAACATTGACATCTCCAAATAGAAAATATAATGACATTCCTTTTTTAATTGTGGATTATATGAGTACATGAAAAGAACAATTATCTCAAGGATATAGCGAATATACAGATGTTGCACTTTCAAATGCTAAAGATGTTTATATTGCTGGGTACCCAGTTAACAGAGCTCCTTACTGAATGCAAAATAATCCTACCGAAAGAAATAATGAAAATATAGATTACTTTAAATCACCAAAAAACAAGGATGCATTTGCTTTTTCAAGCAATGATTATAGTTCAAAAATGGAAAGTGGCAATCCATCAGTAAAACGTTTCTGAAACCGTCCTTTCTTAGATTTTTATGGACTTAATTACAATATTAAATTCTCATCACTTTACTATGGTGCTTCAGGTTCTGTAGTGTACAATGAATTTGGTCAAGTAGTTGGTATTTATAGTGGTGTAAGTCAAAACACTAGTTTTGGTGATTTAATGAAACCAAGTAGTTTTACTCCATTAATTCAAGCTACAAATATTGAATTATCAAATGGAAAAATTTCTTATGCATATAATTTAATTGATGGAAGTGATAAAACTAAATATCCTAAACAAACAAATTCTTATCGAGAAAACCTAAGAAAACTTTATCCAAATGGATTTAGTGATGGTTCTAAGAGAACCAAAATTTTCGAGGAATTTTAA
- a CDS encoding ATP-binding protein, with product MFNETYIKDIIKRNNLTKALVINQLTDVVASNIGSLTNLSKICNTFNSVNKTNVTAHTLSKYIEYLNDSFLIEEVNRFDIKGRKYIKNIFKFYFVDPGLRNARLNFRQNEENHIMENIIFNELKNRGYNVDVGLVISRNAQEYKQYEVDFVAQKHNQKIYVQSALNLDDPSKLAQETNSLLSLNDFFKKIVVVKNYSKTRIDQNGIIYMGLFDFLLSEEL from the coding sequence TTGTTTAATGAAACTTATATTAAAGATATTATTAAAAGAAATAACTTAACTAAGGCTTTGGTGATTAATCAACTTACTGATGTTGTTGCTTCAAATATTGGTTCTCTCACTAATTTAAGTAAAATATGCAATACTTTTAATAGTGTCAATAAAACAAATGTAACTGCTCATACTTTAAGTAAGTATATTGAATATTTAAATGACTCTTTTTTAATTGAAGAAGTAAATAGGTTTGATATAAAAGGCAGAAAGTATATTAAAAATATTTTTAAATTTTATTTTGTAGATCCAGGTCTAAGAAACGCAAGATTGAATTTTAGACAAAATGAAGAAAATCATATTATGGAAAACATTATTTTTAACGAACTTAAAAATAGAGGGTACAATGTAGATGTTGGTCTTGTGATAAGTAGAAATGCTCAAGAATATAAACAATATGAAGTTGATTTTGTTGCTCAAAAACATAATCAAAAAATTTATGTTCAATCTGCGTTGAATTTAGATGATCCTTCAAAGTTGGCACAAGAAACCAATTCTCTTTTAAGTTTAAATGATTTTTTCAAAAAAATAGTCGTGGTAAAAAATTATTCTAAAACCAGAATTGACCAAAACGGAATTATATATATGGGGTTATTTGATTTTTTATTAAGTGAAGAATTATAG
- a CDS encoding MSC_0619 family F1-like ATPase alpha subunit, with the protein MKKPIITAIFDYVVELSGKFNYAQNQIFQLKNEKQNTQMMLISATENRAFCLANQGLSEVVIGSEVEPIPFSDVVKTPSDIYGKIININGDILYPASAKYSGTYLEASHNIFNSNNTLLDYEPLKEQLYTGYINIDLLIPIGKGQRELIIGDRKTGKTHIALNTIINQKDRNIKCVYVAIGQQQSQIAAVYKILKEHGAMDYTVIIDASSSNPYEQFLAPYVGMAHAENISMNDDVLIIFDNLTNHANVVREVALLINKPVGKEAFPGDMFYNHSKLLERSGKFRNRKSITALPIIQTVENDITSLIASNVISITDGQIVTNSELFALGKIPAVDIDLSVSRIGGNVQKSYIARVASEIGKLYKSYKRQIKLASLKYDLNDDISQLISNGTLAETMFIQKGISSYSEKTMFLTSKLITWGTLIGVKDIQLALKFVNLFIEKDSLAKEIFNNLINNKQRSDSLAKNFFKFALNEFSKFNNLNWNIQVSESFAPLDKQILVSISNEIKESK; encoded by the coding sequence ATGAAAAAACCAATTATTACAGCGATATTTGACTATGTCGTAGAGTTAAGTGGAAAATTTAATTATGCACAAAATCAAATTTTCCAGCTTAAAAATGAAAAGCAAAATACACAAATGATGCTTATTTCTGCTACTGAAAATCGTGCTTTTTGTCTTGCTAACCAAGGTCTTAGTGAAGTTGTGATTGGATCTGAAGTTGAACCAATTCCTTTTAGTGATGTAGTTAAGACTCCAAGCGATATTTATGGAAAAATCATCAACATTAATGGAGATATTCTTTATCCTGCGTCAGCAAAATACTCAGGAACATATTTAGAAGCAAGCCACAACATTTTTAATAGCAATAACACCCTTTTAGATTATGAGCCACTTAAAGAACAACTTTACACAGGGTACATTAACATCGATTTACTTATTCCAATTGGTAAAGGTCAAAGAGAACTTATCATCGGAGATCGTAAAACCGGAAAAACCCACATTGCTTTAAATACTATTATTAACCAAAAAGACCGTAATATAAAGTGTGTTTATGTTGCAATTGGTCAACAACAATCACAAATTGCTGCTGTGTATAAAATCTTAAAAGAACATGGAGCAATGGATTATACCGTTATCATTGATGCTTCTTCATCAAATCCATATGAACAATTTTTAGCTCCTTATGTTGGAATGGCACACGCTGAAAATATTTCAATGAATGATGATGTGTTAATCATTTTTGATAATTTAACTAACCACGCTAATGTTGTGCGTGAAGTTGCTTTATTAATTAACAAACCAGTTGGGAAAGAAGCTTTCCCTGGTGATATGTTCTACAACCACTCAAAATTACTTGAAAGAAGTGGGAAATTTAGAAACAGAAAATCAATTACAGCACTTCCAATTATTCAAACAGTTGAAAATGACATTACTTCATTAATTGCTTCAAACGTTATTTCAATTACTGACGGCCAAATCGTTACAAATAGTGAACTTTTTGCTCTTGGTAAAATCCCTGCTGTTGATATTGATTTATCAGTTAGCCGGATTGGTGGAAATGTCCAAAAATCATACATTGCTCGTGTAGCTTCTGAAATTGGAAAATTATATAAATCATACAAAAGACAAATTAAACTTGCATCATTAAAATACGATTTAAATGATGACATTAGCCAACTTATTTCAAATGGTACTTTAGCTGAAACAATGTTTATCCAAAAAGGAATTTCTAGCTATTCTGAAAAAACAATGTTTTTAACTTCTAAATTAATTACTTGAGGAACTTTAATTGGAGTTAAAGACATTCAACTTGCTTTAAAATTTGTTAACTTATTTATTGAAAAAGATAGCCTTGCTAAAGAAATTTTTAACAACCTTATTAACAATAAACAAAGAAGTGATTCACTTGCTAAAAACTTCTTTAAATTTGCTTTAAATGAATTTTCAAAATTTAATAATTTAAATTGAAACATTCAAGTTAGTGAAAGTTTTGCACCACTTGATAAACAAATTCTTGTTTCAATTTCAAATGAAATTAAGGAGAGTAAATAA
- the mip gene encoding Ig-specific serine endopeptidase MIP, giving the protein MKKSISSKLLLLLLGMPLVALSGSCTEQQSAKPKPKPQNPGGELVDPSNGGNSESDGKAIVYEDHGNMTGPGLSNQTNPQTGKLEIPNPTILPKYENAFGFNDNTLEYPNPDQIGLTNYNKYENIYLKELINHLNIDSYMPEYEKYDPSFISNFNNKSKETYQPFFRDAFLKNFSVPDPTNSFLILNPLRHDLKRAYYDSYANDRGKPRYLANEHYKNAALETFEIKFNNVNTVIQKGKSGDFRGQSEGRLFNGTGWILDYVPTEDGSYPTKWYIATNLHVVMPFRKANASGEPYSNPAKNAEEAENLRKWNVRYNQMQEEYEAAKLKMEEIKLKTGESSNEYQALLNKYTIPENATPSEWIIEYNEVIKAKKAAEAEVCGETVSITLNKFRTDVPLRRELSPNDWDPRIDSLTIFPNQVKIVYAATDFLNQSPKDYLSSNDPNYNYEEMVDFAILEIDFAKQPIDEWEKSLGYNQVVADGTKTFFKVESVQKLAEDMTNDYAGSRSSLNSKMANYDVLTDYDRLASEKVTVRDGDEEKEVSKINVNFVAVGFPRSDTDYDLNTSSLEMDQNPLYTASLWTNKPRSNDKGVVEYGHSLSKNFAFRNFVNKPGVTDLTITLPIFNRQKNEPFSVEVFRDPKSSYQKDKYITYGLGYILTNWQPMGGSSGSAIRDIDGNILAVNFAGGDSFGNTLINLSQALRSNGYDYQGQYGRYNLEQYDLIYGGGQKQKTSYRQALEKLYGSNFKTNLFPQGTSVIPDKYKFTK; this is encoded by the coding sequence ATGAAAAAATCAATTTCATCAAAACTTCTTTTGTTACTTTTAGGAATGCCTTTGGTAGCTTTATCAGGTAGCTGTACAGAGCAACAAAGCGCTAAACCCAAACCTAAACCACAAAATCCAGGTGGAGAGCTTGTTGATCCTTCAAATGGTGGAAATTCTGAATCAGATGGAAAGGCTATTGTATATGAAGATCATGGCAACATGACTGGACCTGGTCTTTCAAATCAAACTAATCCACAAACTGGTAAATTAGAAATTCCAAATCCTACTATTTTACCTAAATACGAAAATGCTTTTGGTTTTAATGATAATACTCTTGAGTATCCAAACCCTGATCAAATTGGTCTTACAAATTACAATAAATATGAAAATATTTATTTAAAAGAACTTATAAATCACTTAAATATCGATAGCTATATGCCTGAATATGAAAAGTATGATCCAAGCTTTATTTCTAATTTTAATAACAAATCTAAAGAAACTTATCAGCCATTTTTTAGGGATGCTTTCTTGAAAAACTTTTCAGTTCCAGATCCAACTAATTCATTCTTGATTTTAAACCCATTACGTCACGATCTTAAACGTGCATATTATGATTCATATGCTAATGACCGTGGAAAACCAAGATATTTAGCTAATGAGCATTATAAAAATGCTGCTTTAGAAACTTTTGAGATTAAGTTTAATAACGTTAACACAGTAATTCAAAAAGGTAAAAGCGGAGACTTTAGAGGTCAATCAGAAGGTAGATTATTTAACGGAACTGGTTGAATTTTAGATTACGTACCAACTGAAGATGGCTCATATCCAACAAAATGATACATTGCAACAAACTTGCACGTTGTTATGCCTTTTAGAAAAGCAAACGCAAGTGGTGAGCCATATAGCAACCCTGCAAAAAACGCAGAAGAAGCTGAAAATTTAAGAAAATGAAATGTTCGTTATAATCAGATGCAAGAAGAATATGAAGCAGCTAAATTAAAAATGGAAGAAATTAAGCTTAAAACAGGTGAAAGTAGTAATGAATACCAAGCTTTACTCAATAAATATACCATTCCTGAAAATGCAACTCCTTCAGAATGAATTATTGAATATAACGAAGTTATTAAAGCTAAAAAAGCTGCTGAAGCTGAAGTGTGTGGAGAAACAGTTTCAATTACTTTAAACAAATTTAGAACTGATGTTCCTTTAAGAAGAGAACTTTCTCCTAATGATTGAGATCCTAGAATTGATTCACTCACTATTTTCCCAAATCAAGTAAAAATTGTTTATGCAGCAACTGACTTTTTAAACCAAAGTCCAAAAGATTATTTATCTTCAAATGATCCAAATTATAATTATGAAGAAATGGTTGATTTTGCTATTTTAGAAATTGATTTTGCAAAACAGCCAATTGATGAATGAGAAAAATCACTTGGATATAATCAAGTGGTAGCTGATGGAACAAAAACTTTCTTTAAAGTAGAAAGTGTTCAAAAATTAGCTGAAGATATGACTAATGATTATGCTGGTTCAAGAAGTTCGCTTAATTCAAAAATGGCTAACTACGATGTTTTAACTGATTATGACAGACTTGCTAGCGAAAAAGTTACGGTTCGTGATGGTGATGAAGAAAAAGAGGTAAGCAAAATCAACGTTAACTTTGTTGCTGTTGGATTCCCAAGAAGTGACACCGATTATGATTTAAATACTTCTTCTCTTGAAATGGACCAAAACCCACTTTATACAGCAAGTTTATGAACAAATAAACCTAGATCAAATGATAAAGGTGTAGTTGAATATGGACATTCGCTTTCTAAAAACTTTGCTTTTAGAAACTTTGTTAATAAACCAGGGGTTACTGATTTAACTATTACTTTACCTATTTTTAACCGTCAAAAAAATGAACCATTTAGCGTTGAAGTTTTTAGAGATCCAAAATCAAGCTACCAAAAAGATAAATATATTACTTATGGGCTTGGTTATATCCTTACCAATTGACAACCTATGGGTGGATCAAGTGGTAGTGCAATTAGAGATATTGATGGCAATATTTTAGCTGTTAACTTTGCCGGTGGTGATTCATTTGGTAATACTTTAATTAACCTTTCGCAAGCACTTAGAAGTAATGGTTATGATTATCAAGGTCAATATGGAAGATATAATCTTGAACAATATGACCTTATTTATGGTGGTGGTCAAAAACAAAAAACTTCATACCGTCAAGCTCTTGAAAAACTTTACGGTTCTAACTTTAAAACGAACTTATTCCCACAAGGAACAAGTGTAATTCCAGATAAATATAAATTCACTAAATAG
- a CDS encoding MSC_0618 family F1-like ATPase beta subunit: MSAKITKIWSDVVEVTFKDEVLPKINHVLTTADNSSSLLVKKIINDSQLLAIIVESNENLVINQEIISTGKSFMVPVGAKSKGQIFNILGKSLTSDKKDFTFVEMDSTIVNNSDYSFEPVILETGIKAIDFFIPILKGAKVGIFGGAGVGKTVLMKEMIFNLSKNQERTSSIFIGAGERSREGVELYNDLKESNLMDSSSMYIAQMNERAGARMSIVPIGITAAEYLRDKNKENVLLFIDNIFRFLQAGSETSVSLDKKTSIGGYQATLNTDISQVENRLFSNENGAITSFQTVFLPMDDLSDPSAVAVFSHLNGSLVLSRDVASKNIYPAFDPLESTSSSVDPTIIGQRHYDAIMATKKILQRYKELEDVILILGIDELDDESKIIVKKTLQLQNFFSQYFFMTEHFTHESGVYVPLKETISSVERILSGEFLDVPAEKFLYIKSIDDISNIKE; encoded by the coding sequence ATGAGTGCAAAAATTACTAAAATCTGATCTGATGTTGTTGAAGTAACTTTTAAAGATGAAGTGCTTCCAAAAATTAATCACGTTTTAACTACAGCTGATAATTCATCATCACTTCTTGTTAAAAAGATCATTAATGATTCACAACTTTTAGCTATTATTGTTGAAAGTAATGAAAATTTAGTTATTAACCAAGAAATTATTTCAACTGGAAAATCATTTATGGTACCAGTTGGTGCAAAATCCAAAGGGCAAATTTTCAATATTTTAGGAAAATCGTTAACAAGTGATAAAAAAGATTTCACTTTTGTTGAGATGGACTCTACCATTGTTAATAATTCAGATTATTCATTTGAACCAGTTATTTTAGAAACTGGAATTAAAGCTATTGACTTTTTCATTCCAATTTTAAAAGGAGCTAAAGTTGGTATTTTTGGTGGAGCTGGAGTTGGTAAAACAGTTTTAATGAAAGAGATGATTTTCAACCTTTCAAAAAACCAAGAACGAACTTCATCAATTTTCATTGGTGCTGGTGAGCGTTCAAGAGAAGGGGTTGAACTTTACAATGATCTTAAAGAATCTAACTTAATGGATAGCTCAAGTATGTATATTGCTCAAATGAATGAACGTGCTGGAGCTAGAATGTCAATTGTACCAATTGGAATTACAGCTGCTGAATACTTAAGAGATAAAAATAAAGAAAATGTTCTTTTATTTATCGACAACATTTTCCGTTTCTTACAAGCTGGAAGTGAAACTTCAGTTTCTCTTGATAAAAAAACCTCAATTGGTGGATATCAAGCGACTTTAAATACTGATATTTCACAAGTTGAAAATAGACTTTTCAGCAATGAAAATGGAGCTATTACTAGCTTCCAAACTGTCTTTTTACCAATGGATGACCTTTCAGATCCTTCCGCTGTTGCTGTTTTTAGCCACCTTAATGGTTCACTTGTGCTTTCTCGTGATGTAGCTTCTAAAAACATTTATCCAGCTTTTGATCCACTTGAATCAACTTCAAGTAGCGTGGATCCAACTATCATAGGTCAAAGACATTATGATGCTATCATGGCAACTAAAAAAATCTTACAAAGATATAAAGAACTTGAAGATGTTATCTTAATTTTAGGGATTGACGAGCTTGATGATGAATCAAAAATCATTGTTAAGAAAACCTTACAACTTCAAAACTTCTTTTCACAATACTTCTTCATGACTGAACATTTCACTCATGAAAGTGGTGTTTATGTGCCGCTTAAAGAAACTATTTCTTCAGTTGAAAGAATTTTAAGCGGTGAATTTTTAGATGTACCAGCTGAAAAATTCTTATACATTAAATCTATAGATGACATTTCTAATATTAAGGAGTAA